Proteins encoded within one genomic window of Formosa agariphila KMM 3901:
- the kdsA gene encoding 3-deoxy-8-phosphooctulonate synthase produces the protein MKLSDVPQIKYTDSNNFFLLSGPCAIEGEDMALRIAEKIVSITDDLKIPYVFKGSFKKANRSRIDSFTGIGDEKALKILKKVSDTFNIPTVTDIHEISDAAMAAEYVDVLQIPAFLVRQTDLLVAAAETGKVINLKKGQFMSPEAMKHAVQKVKDSGNDKAWITDRGTMFGYQDMIVDFRGIPTMREYAPTVLDVTHSLQQPNQSSGVTGGRPDMIETIARAGIVNNVDGLFIETHFDPANAKSDGANMLHLDHLEGLLSHLVAIRKTITAF, from the coding sequence ATGAAACTTTCAGATGTTCCTCAAATAAAATATACAGATTCTAATAACTTCTTTCTTCTATCTGGTCCTTGTGCCATTGAAGGTGAAGACATGGCTTTACGTATTGCCGAAAAGATTGTTTCTATAACAGATGATTTAAAAATTCCTTATGTATTTAAAGGAAGTTTTAAAAAAGCAAACCGTAGTAGAATTGATAGTTTTACGGGTATTGGCGACGAAAAAGCATTAAAGATCTTAAAGAAAGTTTCAGACACCTTCAACATTCCAACAGTAACAGATATTCACGAAATTTCTGATGCTGCCATGGCTGCCGAATACGTAGATGTATTACAAATTCCTGCATTTTTAGTACGTCAAACAGATTTACTTGTTGCCGCTGCAGAAACCGGAAAAGTAATTAACTTAAAGAAAGGACAATTTATGAGTCCTGAGGCTATGAAACACGCCGTACAAAAGGTAAAAGATTCTGGAAACGACAAAGCTTGGATTACAGATCGCGGTACCATGTTTGGATATCAAGACATGATTGTCGATTTTAGAGGCATCCCAACCATGCGCGAATATGCACCTACAGTTTTAGATGTTACCCATTCCCTGCAACAACCTAACCAATCTAGTGGTGTTACAGGTGGAAGACCAGATATGATAGAAACCATCGCAAGAGCCGGTATTGTAAATAACGTAGATGGATTATTTATTGAAACACATTTCGATCCTGCAAATGCAAAAAGTGACGGTGCAAACATGTTACATTTAGATCATTTAGAAGGTTTATTAAGCCATTTAGTGGCTATTAGAAAGACCATAACTGCCTTTTAA